In a genomic window of Coprococcus eutactus:
- a CDS encoding BaiN/RdsA family NAD(P)/FAD-dependent oxidoreductase, producing the protein MAKKIVVIGAGAAGMMAAITAGKTADVLLIEKNDRVGKKLFITGKGRCNVTNAGDADVFFNSVVTNSKFMYSSFYSFDNNMVMDFLEKASCPLKVERGGRVFPVSDHSSDVIGAFKTLINRNHNIKLLTDSKVLQIKCEDGQVTGVVIQEKENKKNREIDCDAVIVATGGMSYPLTGSTGDGYKWAEKCGHTIKELSPSLVPFEIEEKCCRDMMGLSLKNVDLHIKCGKKKIFDEQGEMLFTHFGISGPLVIKASAYIHRYIGKEIELYIDLKPAMDEQMLDARIQKDFAKYANKDFRNSLTDLLPVKLIQPVIERTGIDPFKKVNSVTKEERLALVHALKHFALTFTGLRDYNEAIITKGGVNVKEVDPSTMESKIVKNLYFAGELLDLDALTGGFNLQIAWSTGYLAGLSAAESIE; encoded by the coding sequence ATGGCGAAGAAAATAGTTGTTATCGGAGCAGGTGCTGCCGGGATGATGGCAGCGATCACAGCTGGTAAAACGGCTGATGTGTTATTGATAGAGAAAAACGACAGAGTTGGCAAAAAGCTTTTTATCACAGGAAAGGGAAGGTGTAACGTCACAAATGCAGGTGATGCAGATGTGTTTTTTAACTCGGTCGTGACAAACAGTAAGTTCATGTACAGCTCATTTTATTCATTTGACAATAATATGGTGATGGATTTCCTTGAAAAAGCTTCGTGTCCGCTCAAGGTCGAACGCGGCGGCAGAGTGTTCCCGGTCAGTGATCACTCATCGGATGTAATAGGTGCATTCAAGACGCTGATAAATAGGAACCATAACATAAAATTGTTGACAGATTCAAAGGTTTTACAGATCAAATGTGAAGATGGGCAAGTTACAGGAGTTGTTATACAGGAAAAAGAAAACAAGAAGAACAGAGAGATCGATTGTGACGCGGTGATAGTGGCTACAGGCGGAATGTCGTATCCACTTACGGGATCCACGGGTGATGGCTACAAGTGGGCAGAGAAGTGTGGACACACGATAAAGGAACTTTCACCATCTCTTGTTCCGTTTGAGATAGAGGAAAAATGCTGCAGGGATATGATGGGATTGTCACTCAAGAATGTTGATCTGCATATAAAATGCGGCAAGAAAAAAATATTTGATGAGCAGGGGGAGATGCTGTTTACCCACTTTGGAATAAGTGGTCCGCTTGTGATAAAGGCATCGGCATATATTCACAGATATATAGGTAAAGAGATAGAGTTGTATATAGATCTTAAGCCAGCTATGGATGAACAGATGCTTGATGCAAGAATACAAAAAGATTTTGCGAAGTATGCGAATAAAGACTTCAGAAATTCACTGACAGATCTCCTTCCAGTAAAACTCATACAGCCAGTCATAGAAAGGACAGGGATAGATCCATTTAAAAAGGTTAATTCTGTTACAAAAGAGGAAAGACTGGCATTGGTTCATGCCCTGAAACATTTTGCACTAACGTTTACAGGACTCAGAGATTACAACGAGGCTATAATTACAAAGGGCGGAGTCAATGTCAAGGAAGTGGATCCATCCACGATGGAATCTAAAATAGTTAAAAATCTATATTTCGCCGGTGAGCTATTGGATCTGGATGCTCTGACAGGAGGTTTTAATCTACAGATTGCGTGGTCTACGGGATATCTGGCTGGACTTTCTGCTGCGGAGAGTATAGAATAG
- the cmk gene encoding (d)CMP kinase, whose translation MNIAIDGPAGAGKSTIAKRAAKELGFIYVDTGAMYRAIAVYLIDNGVSAGDEAKVAEAIDDISIEIRYEDGAQQVYLNGDNVTGRLRTEEVGNMASKSSALPCVREKLLSIQRELAAKNDVVMDGRDIGTNILPNAELKIYLTASVEVRAQRRYDELVAKGEAGVDRDKIEQDIAARDKQDMERKAAPLKRADDAILVDSSDMGIEEVAAQIIRLANERK comes from the coding sequence ATGAATATTGCAATAGATGGACCTGCAGGAGCAGGCAAGAGCACAATAGCAAAAAGAGCGGCAAAGGAACTTGGTTTTATATATGTTGACACAGGTGCGATGTACAGAGCAATCGCTGTATACCTGATAGACAATGGGGTGTCAGCAGGAGATGAGGCGAAAGTAGCTGAAGCTATAGACGATATATCGATTGAGATAAGATATGAGGATGGCGCACAGCAGGTATATCTGAATGGAGATAATGTTACAGGCAGACTCAGAACAGAGGAGGTCGGCAACATGGCGTCAAAGTCTTCAGCCCTTCCATGTGTCAGAGAGAAGCTTTTGTCTATACAGAGAGAGCTTGCAGCGAAGAACGATGTCGTGATGGATGGCCGCGATATAGGAACGAATATTCTTCCAAACGCCGAACTCAAGATATATCTGACAGCATCTGTCGAGGTAAGGGCACAGAGAAGATATGATGAGCTCGTGGCAAAGGGAGAGGCTGGTGTCGATCGTGATAAAATAGAACAGGATATAGCAGCAAGGGATAAACAGGATATGGAGAGGAAGGCAGCTCCATTAAAGAGGGCTGATGATGCAATTTTAGTTGATAGTTCTGATATGGGAATTGAAGAGGTCGCAGCACAGATCATCAGACTTGCAAATGAGAGAAAGTAA
- a CDS encoding bifunctional 4-hydroxy-3-methylbut-2-enyl diphosphate reductase/30S ribosomal protein S1, which translates to MEILLAKSAGFCFGVQRAVDTAYKHADEKNVYTYGQIIHNEEVVGDLAKHGVKILEDDELDQIKDSKVIIRSHGAEKRVYDILEKNGNEIIDATCPFVKKIHNIVMDECGKGHTVIIIGDGKHPEVKGIMGWCMSEPVVIGTEEEAEKFVQSCLNGEYKPSENISIVSQTTFNYRKFHNVVDIIRNKLYNVTAYKTICNATSVRQREAQEIASKVDAMIVIGGRNSSNTQKLYEISKKECENTYYIQTLVDLDLTTFESVSRVGITAGASTPNKLIKEVHGRMDEMNFAELLENDESRGSIKTGEIVEGRVIDVKPDEIIVDISYKSDGVIPRNEYTNTPNADLTELVHVGDAITAKVVKTNDGEGSVLLSYKRVAAEKANEKLEAALESGEILTGKVVQVVSGGLNVMYDETRVFIPASLVSDTYEKNLDKYLDQDVEFILTEYQPKKRRIIGNRKQIIVARKAEAAKELFDRIEVGMTVEGVVKNVTSFGAFIDLGGADGLLHISEMSWGRVEDPKSVLKVGDKVKAFIKNIDGEKIALSLKFDDTNPWLNADEKYAPGTVVTGKVARMADFGAFIELEPGVDALLHVSQISYDHVNKPEDVYKVGDVVEAEVVECNAADKKISLSVKSLLPVPSESDYDDDAESEE; encoded by the coding sequence ATGGAGATTTTGCTAGCAAAGTCGGCAGGGTTCTGCTTTGGTGTGCAGAGGGCAGTCGACACGGCTTACAAACATGCGGATGAGAAGAATGTATACACGTATGGACAGATAATTCACAATGAGGAAGTTGTCGGAGATCTGGCAAAGCATGGTGTGAAGATCTTAGAAGATGATGAACTGGATCAGATAAAAGACAGCAAAGTCATCATACGTTCACACGGTGCAGAAAAAAGAGTGTATGATATTCTCGAGAAAAATGGAAATGAGATTATAGATGCCACCTGTCCGTTTGTCAAAAAGATACACAACATAGTTATGGATGAATGTGGAAAAGGTCATACAGTTATAATCATCGGAGATGGAAAACACCCTGAGGTAAAAGGCATTATGGGCTGGTGCATGAGTGAGCCGGTTGTCATAGGTACTGAGGAAGAAGCAGAAAAATTCGTTCAGTCATGTCTTAACGGGGAGTACAAACCAAGCGAGAATATATCAATAGTCAGCCAGACAACTTTTAATTACAGAAAATTTCATAATGTTGTTGATATTATTCGAAATAAATTGTATAATGTTACTGCTTATAAGACTATCTGTAATGCTACGTCTGTGCGCCAAAGGGAGGCGCAGGAGATTGCATCAAAGGTAGATGCCATGATTGTTATAGGTGGTCGAAACAGTTCTAATACTCAGAAGTTATATGAGATTAGCAAAAAAGAATGTGAGAATACTTACTATATACAGACACTCGTTGATTTGGATTTGACTACTTTTGAATCCGTTAGTAGGGTAGGTATTACAGCTGGGGCATCTACCCCAAACAAATTAATTAAGGAGGTTCATGGTAGGATGGACGAGATGAATTTTGCAGAATTATTAGAGAATGATGAGAGCAGAGGCTCAATCAAGACAGGAGAGATAGTTGAGGGCAGAGTTATCGATGTAAAGCCAGATGAGATCATTGTTGATATCAGCTATAAGTCAGATGGTGTTATTCCTAGAAATGAATATACAAACACACCAAACGCTGACCTTACAGAGCTTGTACATGTTGGTGATGCTATCACAGCTAAGGTTGTAAAGACAAACGACGGTGAGGGTTCAGTTCTTCTCTCATACAAGAGAGTTGCTGCTGAGAAAGCTAACGAGAAGCTTGAGGCTGCTCTTGAGTCAGGCGAGATCCTTACAGGTAAGGTTGTACAGGTTGTAAGTGGTGGACTCAATGTTATGTATGATGAGACAAGAGTATTCATCCCTGCAAGCCTTGTATCTGATACATATGAGAAGAACCTTGATAAGTACCTTGATCAGGATGTTGAGTTTATTCTTACAGAGTATCAGCCAAAGAAGAGAAGAATTATAGGTAACAGAAAGCAGATCATCGTTGCTAGAAAGGCAGAGGCTGCTAAGGAACTGTTCGATAGAATCGAAGTAGGAATGACTGTAGAGGGTGTTGTTAAGAATGTTACAAGCTTTGGCGCATTCATCGACCTCGGCGGTGCTGATGGACTTCTCCACATCTCAGAGATGTCATGGGGTAGAGTTGAGGATCCTAAGTCAGTTCTCAAGGTTGGAGACAAGGTTAAGGCATTCATCAAGAACATTGATGGCGAGAAGATCGCACTCAGCCTTAAGTTTGATGATACAAACCCATGGCTTAACGCTGATGAGAAGTATGCTCCTGGCACAGTAGTAACTGGTAAGGTAGCAAGAATGGCTGATTTTGGTGCTTTCATTGAGCTTGAGCCAGGTGTAGATGCACTCCTTCATGTTTCACAGATCTCATATGACCATGTAAACAAGCCAGAGGATGTATACAAGGTTGGCGATGTTGTAGAGGCAGAGGTTGTAGAGTGCAATGCTGCTGACAAGAAGATCAGTCTTAGCGTAAAGAGCTTACTTCCGGTTCCAAGTGAGTCAGATTATGACGATGATGCAGAGAGCGAGGAGTAA
- a CDS encoding ribonuclease H-like domain-containing protein, with protein MKTFEFDENDIVVDTTCISDTPDDILYFDIETTGLSANRSDLYLIGMGFYDDDHFKTLFLFNDDGCSEPEILARFANHISRYRYLVSYNGDTFDIPYIRTKMQQFDIDCSFDNIRSVDIYKTSRRYKKLFNMNSVKQIDVEDLVGFQRKIFISGGTLINAYKEYLKTGSSDLLDDLMTHNHDDVRGLISITEFLNLPRICNELETLDVSRTDDFIEYTCSTPKLPCRITYSSPVMRINANDRQLRILIPVTQKTMKFYFKDYKNYYYLPVEDMAIHKSMAAYVDSTHKEKATKETAYTQITDVFIPAPSHEKNNIFYDTGINGGRFLRLSDELTSIGQVTTQYIQNMISVVFH; from the coding sequence ATGAAAACTTTTGAATTTGATGAAAATGATATTGTTGTAGATACTACTTGTATATCTGATACACCAGACGACATATTATATTTCGATATAGAGACCACTGGCCTCAGCGCAAACAGATCTGACTTGTATCTTATCGGAATGGGTTTCTATGATGACGATCACTTCAAGACACTATTCCTGTTCAATGACGATGGATGTTCTGAACCGGAAATTCTCGCACGATTTGCCAATCATATATCTAGATACAGATATCTTGTATCATATAATGGAGATACATTTGACATTCCATATATCCGTACAAAAATGCAGCAATTTGACATAGACTGCTCATTTGACAACATAAGAAGTGTAGATATATATAAGACATCCCGAAGATACAAAAAGCTTTTTAATATGAATTCTGTAAAACAGATCGATGTCGAAGACCTTGTTGGATTTCAGCGGAAGATCTTCATATCAGGCGGTACACTTATCAATGCTTATAAGGAATATCTTAAGACAGGTTCAAGTGACCTGCTTGATGACCTGATGACCCATAACCATGATGATGTGCGCGGACTGATATCCATAACTGAATTTCTCAATCTTCCCCGCATTTGCAACGAACTGGAGACTCTGGATGTAAGCAGAACAGACGACTTCATAGAATATACCTGCAGTACACCAAAGCTTCCGTGCAGGATAACATATTCATCCCCCGTCATGCGCATAAATGCAAATGATCGTCAACTGAGGATTCTTATACCTGTAACCCAGAAAACGATGAAATTCTACTTCAAGGATTACAAGAACTATTATTATCTGCCCGTGGAGGATATGGCTATACACAAATCCATGGCTGCATATGTTGACAGTACACACAAAGAAAAAGCCACAAAGGAGACCGCATATACGCAGATCACTGATGTATTCATACCGGCACCGTCCCACGAGAAAAACAATATTTTTTATGATACCGGAATCAATGGGGGCAGATTTCTCCGATTATCAGATGAGCTCACATCAATCGGTCAGGTAACAACACAATACATACAAAACATGATATCAGTGGTTTTTCATTAG
- the ruvA gene encoding Holliday junction branch migration protein RuvA: MISYITGTLEYQSGNSIVVECGGIGYSMMISGQFMNRLPAMHSHIKVFTYMSVREDEISLYGFYDRDELEVFKVLLSVNGVGPKAAMSILSALTVNELRLAVVSEDVKAITRANGIGTKGASRIILELKDKLRLEDMIDAAYEDAMNGSRVGSGGVAQSDIDTRANVVAALTALGYSGVEAGRAVNRVEGWQDMDEEQLLKASLKNII, encoded by the coding sequence ATGATTTCATACATAACAGGTACACTTGAGTATCAAAGTGGCAACAGTATAGTTGTCGAATGTGGCGGAATTGGATATAGTATGATGATATCAGGACAGTTTATGAACAGGCTTCCGGCGATGCATTCCCATATCAAGGTCTTTACTTATATGAGTGTGAGGGAAGATGAGATAAGCCTGTATGGATTTTATGACAGAGATGAACTTGAAGTGTTCAAGGTATTGCTCAGTGTGAACGGTGTTGGACCAAAGGCTGCGATGTCTATTTTGTCAGCGCTCACAGTAAACGAGCTTAGGCTTGCAGTTGTATCTGAGGATGTGAAGGCGATAACCCGTGCAAATGGAATAGGAACAAAGGGAGCTTCTAGGATCATACTCGAACTCAAGGATAAGCTTCGCCTGGAGGATATGATAGATGCTGCATATGAGGACGCGATGAATGGTTCACGGGTTGGATCAGGTGGTGTAGCACAGAGCGATATAGATACAAGGGCGAATGTAGTGGCAGCTCTCACAGCACTCGGTTATTCGGGAGTTGAGGCCGGACGTGCTGTAAACAGAGTTGAGGGCTGGCAGGATATGGATGAGGAACAGCTTTTAAAAGCTTCACTTAAGAACATAATATAA
- the ruvB gene encoding Holliday junction branch migration DNA helicase RuvB has protein sequence MSRIISTEALDKEEEKSEYSLRPQYLNEYIGQEKVKDNLRIFIEAAKKRKEPLDHLLLYGPPGLGKTTLSTIVANEMGVNIKITSGPAIEKPGELAAILNNLSDNDILFIDEIHRLSTQVEEVLYPAMEDYAIDVVIGKGAGARSIRLDLPKFTLIGATTRVGMLSAPLRDRFGMVDKLEFYSNEDLKEIIVRSADVLGVSLDDEGALEIARRSRGTPRLANRLLKRCRDYAEVCHDGCISRDVAKSALDKLQVDSMGLDVNDRNILLTMIEKFDGGPVGLDTLAAAVGEDPGTIEDVYEPYFIMNGFINRTPRGRVVTELCYRHLGLDAFIK, from the coding sequence ATGAGCAGAATTATTTCAACAGAAGCATTGGACAAGGAAGAGGAGAAAAGCGAATATAGTCTGAGGCCACAGTATCTGAACGAGTACATCGGACAGGAAAAGGTAAAGGATAACCTGCGGATTTTTATCGAGGCGGCAAAGAAGAGAAAAGAGCCATTAGATCATCTGCTGTTATATGGACCCCCTGGACTTGGAAAGACCACATTGTCAACTATAGTGGCAAATGAGATGGGGGTGAACATCAAGATAACCTCCGGCCCGGCGATAGAAAAGCCAGGAGAGCTTGCGGCGATATTGAACAATCTGTCTGACAACGATATTTTGTTCATAGACGAGATTCACAGACTGAGCACACAGGTTGAGGAAGTACTGTATCCGGCTATGGAGGATTACGCCATAGATGTGGTTATAGGCAAGGGGGCAGGCGCTCGTTCTATCAGGCTTGATCTTCCCAAGTTTACACTCATAGGAGCAACGACCAGAGTTGGAATGCTTTCTGCACCGCTCCGAGATAGATTTGGAATGGTTGATAAGCTTGAGTTTTATAGCAATGAAGATCTGAAGGAGATCATTGTGCGTTCAGCAGATGTTCTCGGAGTGTCCTTAGATGACGAGGGGGCACTTGAAATCGCAAGAAGATCGAGAGGAACACCGAGACTGGCAAACAGACTTTTGAAGAGGTGCCGGGATTATGCAGAGGTGTGTCATGATGGATGTATAAGCCGTGATGTAGCAAAAAGTGCATTGGATAAACTTCAGGTAGATTCAATGGGGCTGGATGTGAATGACAGAAACATACTTTTGACTATGATAGAGAAATTTGATGGAGGTCCTGTAGGATTGGATACGCTTGCAGCAGCGGTTGGGGAGGATCCGGGAACCATCGAGGATGTATATGAACCATATTTTATCATGAACGGATTCATTAACAGAACTCCGAGAGGAAGAGTTGTTACTGAGCTCTGTTACAGACATCTGGGATTGGATGCATTTATAAAATAA
- a CDS encoding cell division protein ZapA: protein MVQKNDIKVVINNKVYTLSGQESEDYLQNVATYINGKIAECQSSEAYRRFNAEYQNVLLALNIADDYFKAKDQVNQMLTEDDDKDKQIYDLRHEVIEVQIKYESAQKMIEEYKDKISELQRQIIKLEAEKNVK from the coding sequence ATGGTACAAAAGAATGATATCAAGGTAGTAATAAACAATAAAGTATATACTCTGAGCGGTCAGGAAAGTGAAGATTATCTTCAGAATGTTGCCACATATATCAATGGCAAGATCGCCGAGTGTCAATCATCGGAAGCATATAGAAGATTTAATGCAGAGTATCAGAATGTGCTTCTTGCGCTGAATATAGCGGATGATTACTTTAAGGCGAAGGATCAGGTCAACCAGATGTTGACAGAGGATGACGACAAGGACAAGCAGATATATGATCTCAGACATGAGGTTATTGAGGTACAGATAAAGTATGAGTCTGCACAGAAGATGATTGAGGAATATAAGGACAAGATAAGCGAACTTCAGAGACAGATAATAAAGCTTGAAGCGGAGAAAAATGTTAAGTAA
- a CDS encoding U32 family peptidase → MLSKTEILAPAGNMDAVRAAVNGHADAVYLGGSLFSARAFAGNFDEKELLETIDYCHTFDVKVYMAVNTLLKNDEIKRLPDYLEPYYREGVDGIIVQDMGVAGAISGCFPDLPLHGSTQLSVSSEYGAAFLKSIGMTRFVPSRELSLDEIRSIKSKIDIEVETFVHGAMCYCYSGRCLMSSYAGGRSGNRGRCAQPCRKRYQLEDQRAYMLSLKDMCMLSDIGRLIDAGIDSFKIEGRMKKPEYVAATSYVYSELRDEYLSGCKNLSRQAAKYENMLRDIYNRGGFCSGYYFTGNGRQMMADDRPNHTGVKVGKVSGIQKPYINIKLSMDVHPGDIIEIRGRQGDVELTCGAEGSAGKSVRLKGKLFQNIAVGSQVYRTRNNALLNDIQKNIIERDRKVQLKADVRAKIGEKMSLSLSLGSMKVYAEGSECIAALNKPVTESQIIEKIRKTGGTQFEITDVTSDIDEGIFAQISAINNLRRQSLEDMKDLLINCKKRNPRDARNTEDIYRNVSERKKWSDRHPGITVLASTAEHVNIIKNYKWVSNVIVDYNIKQYGGELKEQGFKVFIALPEVLRQRKLKTYSDMTAAINEFDGVMIRNMDELGYIIENGYSGPVIADAGLYVYNDIACDFYREHTEDVSFVASQELTLDEIKNLSVEPALKIYGHQKVMVTANCISGNYKHGCADKKMDGTGDVLRLTDDIGNVFYVRNYCSDCYNVLYNGVPTSLLDEGDELNDIMDDCYIEFTIENADMVKNIMDHIGKNILGQELPDGRDTVKNPVKDYTRGHYYKGID, encoded by the coding sequence ATGTTAAGTAAAACAGAGATATTAGCACCGGCAGGCAACATGGATGCGGTGAGGGCGGCGGTAAACGGACATGCGGATGCAGTTTATCTAGGAGGAAGTCTTTTCAGTGCCCGTGCGTTTGCCGGCAATTTTGATGAAAAAGAATTATTAGAGACTATTGATTACTGCCACACCTTTGATGTCAAAGTGTATATGGCTGTCAATACTCTTCTAAAAAACGATGAGATAAAAAGGCTCCCTGATTATTTGGAGCCTTATTACAGAGAAGGCGTAGATGGTATCATAGTTCAGGATATGGGCGTTGCAGGCGCCATTTCTGGATGCTTCCCGGATCTTCCATTACACGGCAGCACACAGCTCAGTGTGTCCAGTGAGTATGGAGCAGCATTTCTAAAGAGTATAGGCATGACGAGATTTGTGCCTTCAAGAGAATTATCACTGGATGAAATAAGATCAATAAAGAGTAAGATTGATATTGAGGTAGAGACATTTGTTCACGGGGCGATGTGTTATTGTTACTCCGGTCGATGCCTTATGAGCAGTTATGCCGGCGGCAGAAGTGGTAACAGGGGACGCTGCGCCCAGCCATGTAGGAAGAGATATCAGTTGGAAGATCAGCGCGCATACATGCTCAGTCTTAAAGATATGTGTATGCTTTCGGATATAGGTAGACTGATCGATGCAGGGATAGATTCGTTTAAGATAGAGGGAAGAATGAAGAAGCCAGAGTATGTGGCAGCTACTTCCTATGTATACAGTGAGCTGAGGGATGAATATTTGTCAGGATGTAAGAATTTGTCCAGGCAGGCTGCGAAATATGAAAACATGCTGAGGGATATATATAATAGAGGCGGTTTTTGTTCTGGATATTATTTTACAGGCAATGGCAGACAAATGATGGCTGATGATAGACCTAATCATACAGGTGTAAAAGTAGGCAAAGTGTCAGGAATCCAAAAACCATATATCAATATAAAGCTTAGCATGGACGTACATCCCGGAGATATCATAGAGATAAGGGGCAGACAGGGAGATGTAGAACTTACTTGTGGGGCTGAAGGCAGTGCTGGTAAGTCTGTAAGATTAAAGGGAAAGTTATTTCAGAATATAGCAGTGGGCAGTCAGGTATACAGGACGAGAAATAACGCTCTCTTAAATGATATTCAGAAAAATATCATAGAACGTGATCGGAAAGTTCAGTTAAAGGCTGATGTAAGGGCTAAGATCGGTGAGAAAATGAGTCTCAGTCTCAGCCTGGGCAGTATGAAAGTGTATGCCGAGGGCTCTGAGTGTATTGCGGCGTTAAATAAACCGGTCACAGAGTCACAGATAATAGAAAAGATACGAAAGACCGGTGGAACACAGTTTGAGATAACCGATGTGACTTCTGATATAGATGAAGGAATATTTGCCCAGATCAGCGCTATAAACAATCTGAGAAGACAGTCGCTTGAGGATATGAAGGATCTTCTTATAAATTGTAAAAAAAGGAATCCACGTGATGCCAGAAATACAGAAGACATATATAGAAATGTCTCTGAAAGAAAAAAGTGGTCAGACAGACATCCGGGAATTACAGTCTTAGCTTCGACGGCAGAGCATGTAAATATTATTAAGAATTATAAATGGGTGAGCAACGTTATTGTAGATTATAATATCAAACAATACGGCGGTGAGCTTAAAGAACAGGGATTTAAAGTCTTTATAGCGCTTCCGGAGGTGTTAAGACAGAGAAAACTGAAAACATACTCGGACATGACTGCAGCCATAAATGAGTTTGATGGTGTGATGATAAGGAACATGGATGAACTGGGCTATATTATAGAAAATGGTTATAGCGGACCTGTTATAGCCGATGCGGGGCTTTATGTCTACAATGACATTGCCTGTGATTTCTACAGAGAGCATACGGAGGATGTGTCATTTGTGGCATCTCAGGAACTTACGCTTGACGAGATAAAGAATTTGTCAGTTGAGCCGGCGCTTAAGATATATGGACATCAGAAGGTCATGGTAACAGCCAACTGCATATCTGGTAATTATAAACACGGATGTGCTGATAAAAAAATGGATGGGACCGGAGATGTATTAAGGTTGACCGATGATATAGGAAATGTCTTTTATGTAAGAAATTACTGCAGCGATTGTTATAATGTCCTATACAATGGAGTTCCCACAAGCCTGCTTGATGAGGGTGATGAGTTAAATGACATTATGGATGACTGTTATATAGAGTTTACTATTGAAAATGCAGATATGGTAAAAAATATAATGGATCATATAGGAAAGAACATATTGGGGCAGGAACTTCCAGATGGTAGGGATACAGTTAAGAATCCCGTTAAGGATTACACCCGTGGACACTATTATAAGGGAATAGATTAA